Proteins encoded in a region of the Sphingomonas jaspsi DSM 18422 genome:
- a CDS encoding lipase family protein, producing the protein MRSMLSAVAAVALVAQPAVLTAQRPGELIAADPVTETPAGMQAWRIRYWTTDGSSRPVQASGMVVAPREALPREPRKVLAWTHGTWGVTEKCAPSQSSNFWNASPGLDAVKRGYVVVAPDYVGLGSAGDHPFLVGADTARAVLDSVRAAGAIPGAAAGKRFAVFGESQGGHAALWTAQRAHQYAPDLDIVGASAAAPPTTLLDNMMQAGNKTVRAFFLSYIGYSWNRHYGAPLDTFGNRQTQGIMSRLADKCIELHSKPKLRTVLGILTVQNRWKNLNLGLHQPWASLARRNSPTTANIGVPLIISQDPKDDLVAPAVTRAYARRLCQNGNRVHWIDIKGDGHITSGKLTAAATIDWADRLFAGGKAPSDCGRF; encoded by the coding sequence ATGCGTTCGATGCTTTCCGCTGTTGCCGCCGTTGCCCTCGTCGCCCAACCCGCAGTGCTAACCGCGCAGCGGCCGGGCGAACTGATCGCCGCCGATCCCGTTACTGAGACGCCGGCTGGGATGCAGGCGTGGCGAATCAGATATTGGACGACGGATGGAAGCAGCCGCCCGGTCCAGGCCAGCGGCATGGTAGTTGCTCCACGCGAAGCGCTGCCCCGCGAACCGCGCAAGGTGCTGGCCTGGACCCATGGCACTTGGGGCGTCACGGAAAAATGCGCGCCCTCGCAAAGCTCCAACTTCTGGAATGCGTCCCCGGGCCTTGATGCCGTCAAGCGCGGCTATGTCGTCGTGGCGCCGGATTATGTCGGCTTGGGATCGGCGGGTGACCATCCCTTTCTGGTGGGTGCCGACACGGCACGCGCAGTGCTGGACAGTGTCCGGGCGGCTGGAGCGATCCCGGGCGCGGCCGCGGGCAAACGGTTCGCGGTGTTCGGCGAAAGTCAGGGCGGCCACGCGGCACTATGGACCGCGCAGCGCGCACACCAATATGCGCCCGACCTCGACATCGTCGGCGCATCGGCCGCAGCCCCGCCGACAACGCTGCTGGACAATATGATGCAGGCTGGAAACAAGACCGTACGGGCCTTCTTCCTGTCCTACATCGGCTATAGCTGGAACAGGCATTACGGCGCGCCGCTCGATACGTTCGGCAACCGCCAGACCCAAGGCATCATGTCCAGGCTGGCGGACAAGTGTATCGAATTGCACAGCAAGCCAAAGCTCCGGACGGTCCTCGGCATCCTGACGGTCCAGAATCGCTGGAAAAATCTGAACCTCGGCCTTCACCAGCCCTGGGCCAGTCTTGCCCGGCGCAACAGCCCGACCACCGCCAATATTGGCGTGCCGCTCATCATCTCCCAGGATCCAAAGGACGATCTGGTCGCGCCCGCCGTGACCCGCGCTTACGCGCGGCGCCTTTGCCAGAACGGCAACCGCGTTCACTGGATCGACATCAAGGGCGACGGTCATATCACCAGCGGCAAGCTGACTGCTGCAGCGACGATCGACTGGGCCGATCGCCTGTTCGCTGGCGGCAAAGCGCCTAGCGACTGCGGGCGGTTCTAA
- a CDS encoding bleomycin resistance protein produces the protein MTDRATPNLPARDFDSSEDFYGKLGFSRVYRDSGWMILERGGLWLEFFPYADLDPLQSSFGACLRLDDLDTFHSNCIAAGIPDRDTGQPRVTRPKLQHSGMRIAYLVDPDGSLLRLVQNP, from the coding sequence TTGACCGATCGCGCTACGCCCAACCTACCAGCTCGGGATTTCGACTCATCGGAAGATTTTTACGGGAAGCTCGGCTTTTCGCGCGTCTATCGCGACTCCGGCTGGATGATCCTGGAGCGCGGCGGATTGTGGCTCGAGTTTTTCCCTTACGCTGACCTCGATCCGCTGCAGAGCAGCTTCGGCGCTTGTCTGAGACTCGACGACCTTGACACATTTCATTCCAATTGCATCGCTGCGGGTATCCCCGACCGCGACACAGGCCAGCCGCGCGTCACGCGGCCAAAATTGCAGCATAGCGGGATGCGCATTGCCTATCTGGTCGACCCGGATGGCAGCCTGCTTCGCCTTGTCCAAAATCCGTAG
- a CDS encoding phosphatase PAP2 family protein yields MASISAEALNYSSLPEQEGCLLRPVLWGFIVGLALFTGVALDLSGFSIHWSGFRTVAAICSIFALLSALRPWLNRPLQRRMVEAIELMAMFSLLATLTCIATYPLATLGAALADPWLAAADSLIGFDWLAGYRAVADRPWLQLISTICYQFIFLIPLVLFVSLAMRGHGRQGRHFILAYAIVIVIALVGFLFAPAVDPIAFYGVQSVPYHPLTGGQAAIINGLRDGSVRSISFATLAGMVSFPSVHAASAILFTWAARGHRKLQLLVGTMSALMLAATPIEGNHYLIDLIAGAVAAAIAIRLSDILVNRVREEQFANA; encoded by the coding sequence ATGGCGAGTATTTCAGCCGAAGCCCTCAACTATAGTTCGTTGCCAGAGCAGGAAGGCTGCCTGCTGCGGCCCGTCCTGTGGGGCTTCATCGTCGGCCTCGCTTTGTTTACCGGTGTGGCGCTCGACCTGAGCGGTTTTTCGATCCACTGGTCGGGCTTTCGCACGGTCGCCGCGATCTGTTCCATCTTTGCGCTGTTGTCGGCGCTGCGGCCTTGGCTGAACCGGCCGCTGCAGCGCAGGATGGTAGAAGCCATCGAGCTGATGGCCATGTTCAGCCTTCTTGCGACCCTGACCTGCATCGCAACCTATCCGCTGGCAACGCTTGGCGCGGCGTTGGCCGATCCCTGGCTCGCTGCGGCGGACTCCCTCATCGGATTCGACTGGCTCGCCGGTTATCGTGCGGTCGCGGACAGGCCCTGGCTGCAGCTGATTTCTACGATCTGCTACCAATTCATCTTCTTGATACCGCTGGTCCTGTTTGTGTCCCTCGCCATGCGCGGACATGGGCGACAAGGTCGGCATTTCATTCTTGCCTACGCCATCGTCATCGTGATCGCGCTCGTCGGCTTTCTGTTCGCCCCGGCGGTCGACCCCATCGCATTCTATGGCGTGCAATCCGTGCCCTATCACCCGCTAACCGGGGGCCAGGCCGCAATCATCAATGGACTGCGGGACGGCAGCGTAAGATCCATCAGCTTCGCCACGCTGGCGGGCATGGTCAGCTTCCCCAGCGTTCACGCCGCCAGCGCTATATTGTTCACCTGGGCGGCCCGGGGCCATCGCAAGCTCCAACTCCTGGTAGGAACGATGAGCGCGCTAATGCTGGCGGCGACGCCGATCGAAGGGAACCACTACCTTATCGACCTTATTGCCGGCGCGGTGGCGGCGGCGATCGCCATCCGACTCAGCGATATTTTGGTCAATCGAGTCCGCGAAGAACAATTCGCAAATGCTTGA
- a CDS encoding ATP-dependent helicase translates to MPESPAIPDEPAYLRGLNPPQRDAVLTTEGPVLMLAGAGTGKTAALTTRLAHLVATRRAWPSEILAVTFTNKAAREMKERISQISGGAIEGMPWLGTFHSVAARMLRAHAELVGLQSNFTILDTDDVLRLLKQLIQAADLDEKRWPARQLAGVIDGWKNKGWTPAHISAAESEAFANGRGAELYVQYQERLRALNACDFGDLLLHMLTIFKAHKDVLDHYRQRYKYILVDEYQDTNASQYEWLRLLAEPRRNICVVGDDDQSIYSWRGAEVANILRFEKDFPGAKVIRLEQNYRSTPHILGAAGGLIANNSGRLGKQLWTELDAGEKVKVIGVWDGPEEARRVGEEIEAHVRRGGSLNDCAILVRAQFQTREFEERFIAIGLAYQIVGGYRFYERAEIRDALAYLRLVAQPADDLAFDRIVNQPKRGLGDKALATIHDFARRTGQSLLMAGAQMLDSDELRPAARNSLARFIGDVARWRQMAADLPAPELARILLDESGYTAMLQADRSAESAGRLENLAELTRAMEEYETLGDFLEHVSLVMDNDAQKGGEQVTIMTIHAAKGLEFPIVFLAGWEEGVFPSQRALDEGGLASLEEERRLAYVAITRARELATILHAANRRIYGQWTSSIPSRFVGELPDEHIESETTMSGGESLWRAQWSEHGDPFAHLAAARGDRASTRGAGWQRAQGRFNAQPQRVIEARASAVSLGNKGRDDLSVGMRVFHGKFGYGEIVEIEGNKLEIDFEKAGRKRVLDSFVSLPD, encoded by the coding sequence GTGCCCGAGTCCCCTGCCATCCCTGATGAACCCGCATATCTGCGCGGCCTGAACCCGCCGCAGCGCGATGCCGTGCTGACGACCGAAGGGCCGGTGCTGATGCTGGCGGGTGCGGGTACGGGCAAGACGGCCGCGCTCACCACCCGCCTCGCCCACCTTGTCGCCACCCGCCGCGCCTGGCCGAGCGAGATCCTCGCCGTCACCTTCACCAACAAGGCCGCGCGTGAGATGAAGGAGCGCATTTCGCAGATCAGCGGCGGCGCGATCGAGGGAATGCCCTGGCTCGGAACCTTCCACTCGGTCGCCGCACGGATGCTGCGCGCGCATGCCGAGCTGGTCGGGCTGCAGTCGAACTTCACCATCCTCGACACCGACGATGTGTTGCGGCTGCTCAAGCAGCTCATCCAGGCCGCCGACCTCGACGAAAAGCGCTGGCCCGCCCGCCAGCTCGCCGGCGTCATCGACGGGTGGAAGAACAAGGGCTGGACCCCCGCCCACATCAGCGCGGCGGAAAGCGAGGCCTTCGCCAACGGGCGCGGCGCCGAACTCTACGTCCAGTACCAGGAGCGCCTGCGCGCGCTCAACGCCTGTGATTTCGGCGACCTGCTGCTGCACATGCTGACCATATTCAAGGCGCACAAGGACGTCCTCGACCACTATCGCCAGCGCTACAAATATATCCTGGTCGACGAATATCAGGACACCAACGCCAGCCAGTATGAGTGGCTGCGCCTGCTCGCCGAGCCGCGCCGCAACATCTGCGTCGTGGGCGACGACGACCAGTCGATCTATTCGTGGCGCGGGGCCGAGGTCGCCAACATCCTGCGCTTCGAGAAAGACTTCCCTGGCGCCAAGGTCATCCGGCTGGAACAGAATTACCGCTCAACCCCGCACATCCTCGGCGCGGCCGGCGGCCTCATCGCCAACAACAGCGGCCGCCTCGGCAAGCAGCTGTGGACCGAGCTGGACGCGGGCGAGAAGGTCAAGGTGATCGGCGTCTGGGACGGCCCCGAAGAAGCCCGCCGCGTCGGCGAGGAAATCGAGGCCCACGTCCGCCGCGGCGGCTCGCTCAACGATTGCGCCATCCTCGTCCGCGCCCAGTTCCAGACCCGCGAGTTCGAAGAGCGCTTCATCGCCATCGGCCTCGCCTACCAGATCGTCGGCGGCTACCGCTTCTACGAACGCGCCGAAATCCGCGATGCGCTGGCCTACCTCCGCCTCGTCGCGCAGCCCGCCGACGACCTCGCCTTCGACCGCATCGTCAACCAGCCCAAGCGCGGGCTTGGCGACAAGGCGCTCGCCACCATCCACGACTTCGCGCGCCGCACCGGCCAGTCGCTGCTGATGGCGGGCGCGCAGATGCTCGACAGCGACGAGTTGCGCCCGGCCGCGCGCAACAGCCTCGCCCGCTTCATCGGCGACGTGGCGCGCTGGCGGCAGATGGCCGCAGACCTCCCCGCCCCCGAACTCGCCCGCATCCTCTTGGACGAAAGCGGCTACACCGCCATGCTCCAGGCCGATCGCTCGGCAGAAAGCGCCGGCCGCCTCGAAAACCTCGCCGAATTGACGCGCGCGATGGAAGAGTATGAGACGCTCGGCGACTTCCTCGAACATGTCAGCCTGGTCATGGACAATGACGCGCAGAAGGGCGGCGAGCAGGTCACCATCATGACTATCCATGCCGCCAAGGGCCTGGAATTCCCGATCGTGTTCCTCGCCGGCTGGGAAGAAGGCGTCTTCCCTTCGCAGCGCGCGCTCGACGAAGGCGGGCTCGCTTCCCTCGAAGAGGAACGCCGCCTCGCCTATGTCGCGATCACGCGCGCGCGCGAACTGGCGACCATCCTCCACGCCGCCAACCGCCGCATCTACGGCCAGTGGACCAGCTCCATCCCCTCGCGCTTCGTCGGCGAATTGCCCGACGAGCATATCGAGAGCGAGACGACCATGAGCGGCGGCGAAAGCCTGTGGCGCGCGCAGTGGAGCGAACATGGCGACCCCTTCGCCCACCTCGCCGCCGCCCGCGGCGACCGCGCCTCGACGCGGGGTGCGGGGTGGCAGCGCGCGCAGGGCCGCTTCAACGCCCAGCCCCAGCGCGTCATCGAAGCCCGCGCCAGCGCGGTCTCGCTAGGCAATAAGGGTCGCGACGACCTTAGCGTCGGCATGCGCGTGTTCCACGGCAAGTTCGGCTATGGCGAAATCGTCGAGATCGAAGGCAACAAGCTGGAGATTGACTTCGAAAAAGCAGGGCGGAAGCGGGTGCTGGATAGTTTTGTGTCGCTGCCGGATTGA
- a CDS encoding AraC family transcriptional regulator has product MPQVGKPPQPSRPFDPIERVANRLVGSAFSPHRHDTYTVALTVAGVQAFNYRGATRHSLPGQVLILHPDEIHDGHSCDENGFRYWAAYVPPTHIQAVLGGAALPFVGNGVSTNSALIAAAINIVVECAGIEDAAAYEDALYDLAQAMNDAAGKTANAHAANRLAVIQAQEFIEGAVVSGVRLEQLEQVTGFDRWQLSRDFRAILGTSPYRYLQHRRIDLAKRLLRGGATLADAAHGAGFADQSHFGRTFRKAVGLSPGEWLRSDLFRTIIL; this is encoded by the coding sequence ATGCCCCAAGTCGGCAAGCCTCCGCAGCCCTCAAGGCCCTTCGATCCGATCGAGCGCGTCGCAAACCGGCTGGTCGGGTCCGCCTTCTCGCCGCATCGCCACGATACCTACACCGTCGCCTTGACCGTCGCTGGCGTCCAGGCGTTCAATTACCGTGGCGCGACGCGACATTCATTGCCCGGCCAAGTCCTGATCCTCCATCCTGATGAAATTCATGATGGGCACAGCTGCGACGAAAACGGCTTTCGATATTGGGCGGCCTATGTCCCGCCGACGCATATTCAGGCCGTGCTTGGCGGTGCAGCGCTGCCGTTTGTCGGTAATGGCGTGTCGACCAATTCCGCCTTGATTGCGGCAGCGATAAACATCGTCGTCGAGTGCGCGGGCATCGAGGATGCGGCCGCCTATGAAGATGCCCTTTACGATCTCGCGCAGGCCATGAACGATGCAGCCGGCAAGACGGCCAATGCTCACGCCGCCAACCGTCTGGCCGTGATCCAGGCGCAGGAATTCATCGAAGGCGCCGTGGTTTCCGGTGTGCGACTTGAACAGCTAGAGCAGGTGACCGGCTTTGACCGCTGGCAACTCTCGCGTGATTTCCGGGCCATACTTGGCACCAGCCCCTATCGTTACCTGCAGCACCGGCGGATCGATCTTGCCAAGCGACTGTTGCGCGGGGGCGCGACGCTGGCGGATGCGGCCCATGGCGCCGGATTCGCGGATCAGAGCCATTTCGGCCGCACCTTTCGCAAGGCGGTCGGCCTTTCGCCAGGGGAATGGCTGCGCTCCGACCTGTTCCGCACGATCATTCTATAG
- a CDS encoding CPBP family intramembrane glutamic endopeptidase, whose amino-acid sequence MTQTIFSDEPAKGWIPPSIAAPFIGIFILVISMLPGDLLLENFGFTDSRGEPLGPLGFCLMLASFVAMGLGVFAWVRWVEKRSLASIGLRGKGRLRKFLTGLALGIVMMGAVVTAIALSGGYRVEDLFPAFASPAALGWIALLLAGFTIQASIEEIFFRGWMFSTIMRRWNPTAAFVLTSAAFTFVHFSPRTPLLPLVMTFTFSIFACAWARRSASIWGVMGWHTGWNWFGGTGFDVPITGLDSGLPALVVKMVPVGPAWLTGAGDGPEGSVFTLAMLTVACVVLLAPARPRHGLGMEPAPAGQEP is encoded by the coding sequence ATGACCCAGACCATTTTTTCGGACGAGCCGGCCAAAGGCTGGATACCGCCCAGCATCGCTGCCCCTTTTATCGGCATTTTCATCCTGGTGATCAGCATGTTGCCGGGCGATCTGCTGCTCGAGAATTTTGGCTTTACCGACTCGAGAGGTGAGCCACTCGGGCCGTTGGGCTTTTGCCTGATGCTGGCGTCATTCGTGGCCATGGGGCTTGGCGTCTTTGCCTGGGTTCGCTGGGTCGAAAAGCGAAGCTTGGCCAGCATCGGCCTTCGCGGAAAAGGACGACTAAGGAAATTCCTGACCGGTTTAGCCCTGGGCATTGTCATGATGGGTGCCGTGGTGACAGCGATCGCGCTTTCAGGCGGATATCGCGTCGAGGACCTTTTTCCGGCTTTCGCCAGTCCTGCCGCGCTTGGCTGGATTGCATTACTGCTTGCGGGCTTCACGATTCAAGCCAGCATCGAGGAAATCTTTTTCCGCGGCTGGATGTTCTCGACCATCATGCGGCGTTGGAATCCGACTGCCGCCTTCGTCTTGACGTCCGCCGCATTCACCTTCGTCCATTTTTCGCCAAGGACGCCGCTGTTGCCCTTGGTCATGACCTTCACCTTTTCGATCTTTGCCTGCGCTTGGGCGCGTCGTTCGGCTTCGATCTGGGGTGTGATGGGCTGGCATACCGGCTGGAACTGGTTTGGCGGCACTGGTTTTGATGTGCCGATTACCGGCCTCGACAGCGGCCTGCCGGCTTTGGTGGTCAAAATGGTGCCGGTCGGGCCCGCCTGGCTCACGGGTGCTGGCGACGGGCCTGAGGGCAGCGTGTTTACGCTTGCGATGCTGACCGTGGCCTGCGTGGTCCTTTTGGCACCCGCAAGGCCGCGCCATGGGCTCGGCATGGAGCCGGCCCCTGCCGGGCAGGAACCTTAG
- a CDS encoding J domain-containing protein — translation MDAYGDYYATLRVAADADGPALRRAYRELMRRYHPDVTVDADAEQRCRAINEAYACLRDPAQRALYDRQRIARRHRRGHATSRVHSTRPVHPANAAYAALAEEELAKQSRLDKSVAIGLGILVTILTFAATSAVDLPPRAADPGTVTQVQVRPDTARR, via the coding sequence GTGGACGCGTACGGCGATTATTATGCGACTCTTCGGGTGGCGGCCGATGCCGATGGGCCGGCGCTGCGCCGCGCCTATCGCGAGTTGATGCGCCGCTATCACCCCGACGTTACCGTCGATGCCGATGCCGAACAGCGCTGCCGCGCGATCAACGAAGCTTATGCCTGCCTGCGCGATCCGGCACAGCGCGCGCTGTACGATCGCCAGCGCATCGCCCGTCGCCACCGGCGCGGCCACGCCACGTCGCGGGTGCATTCGACCCGCCCGGTGCACCCTGCCAACGCCGCCTATGCCGCGCTGGCCGAAGAGGAACTGGCGAAGCAGAGCCGGCTCGACAAGTCGGTCGCCATCGGCCTTGGGATTTTGGTCACCATCCTGACCTTCGCCGCGACGTCCGCGGTCGACCTTCCGCCCCGCGCCGCCGATCCGGGCACGGTCACACAGGTCCAGGTGCGGCCCGATACCGCTCGCCGCTAA
- a CDS encoding PAS domain-containing protein — translation MPETRRLLDQAESDLTSARNALRESDLRFRTLADAFPHMVWSTLPDGFHDYYNARWYEFTGVPEGSTDGEEWNGMFHPDDQDRAWARWRHSLTTGEPYEIEYRLRHRSGDYRWVLGRAMPMHDANGNIVRWMGTCTDIHEQKETAEQNEILSRELSHRIKNIFSVIGGLVGLSARRAPEHKDFAAALQDRISALGRAHELVRPHSERSQMQIEAESLMGLIHEVLAPYPATAEGRVEISGDNVRIDDRGATPLALMIHELATNAHKYGALSRDDGRVNVTSKLVGEQVAIEWKESGGPTIAKQPTHEGFGTKLVDLSIVKQLGGHLSREWPAEGLVTRAEIPLRSLAR, via the coding sequence TTGCCCGAAACCAGACGATTGCTCGACCAAGCGGAAAGCGACCTTACATCTGCCCGCAACGCGCTGCGTGAAAGCGACCTGCGCTTCCGCACGCTCGCCGATGCCTTTCCGCACATGGTCTGGTCGACGCTGCCCGACGGCTTCCACGACTATTACAATGCGCGCTGGTACGAATTCACCGGCGTCCCCGAAGGGTCGACCGACGGCGAAGAGTGGAACGGCATGTTCCACCCTGACGATCAAGACCGGGCCTGGGCGCGCTGGCGCCATTCACTAACGACCGGCGAGCCTTACGAGATCGAATATCGGCTGCGCCACCGCAGCGGCGACTATCGCTGGGTGCTGGGCCGCGCGATGCCGATGCACGACGCGAACGGGAATATCGTTCGATGGATGGGGACCTGCACCGACATCCACGAGCAGAAGGAAACCGCCGAGCAGAACGAGATATTGAGCCGCGAGCTTAGCCACCGAATCAAGAACATCTTTTCGGTGATCGGCGGCCTCGTCGGCCTGTCCGCCCGCCGCGCGCCGGAGCACAAGGACTTTGCCGCCGCGCTGCAGGATCGCATATCGGCGCTGGGCCGGGCGCACGAACTGGTCAGGCCGCACAGCGAACGGTCGCAGATGCAGATCGAGGCCGAAAGCCTCATGGGCCTTATCCACGAAGTGCTCGCGCCCTATCCCGCGACGGCCGAGGGCCGCGTCGAGATTTCCGGCGACAATGTGCGCATCGACGATCGCGGGGCCACGCCACTAGCACTCATGATCCATGAACTTGCGACCAATGCGCACAAATATGGCGCCCTATCGCGCGACGACGGGCGGGTGAACGTCACGTCCAAATTGGTCGGCGAGCAGGTGGCGATCGAGTGGAAGGAAAGCGGCGGGCCAACCATCGCGAAGCAACCGACGCACGAAGGCTTTGGGACGAAGCTCGTCGACCTCAGCATCGTGAAGCAGCTGGGCGGCCACCTTAGCCGCGAATGGCCGGCAGAGGGCCTCGTTACGCGTGCGGAGATCCCGCTCCGATCACTCGCAAGGTAG
- a CDS encoding response regulator, producing the protein MTANILIVEDEALVAWNMKDILEHEGFTCVDIAPDLDTAAQYFDSSIDLALVDLNLRDGLTGPQIGMRLSSKGTRVIFITANPGQIPDGVDGTIGVLTKPTDDATLMAAVRYAIGSAAGEPVSPPTALKLFA; encoded by the coding sequence ATGACCGCCAATATCTTGATCGTCGAGGACGAGGCGCTGGTCGCCTGGAACATGAAGGATATCCTCGAGCACGAAGGATTTACCTGCGTCGACATCGCACCGGACCTCGACACCGCGGCGCAATATTTCGATTCGTCGATCGACCTCGCGCTGGTCGACCTCAACCTGCGCGACGGGTTGACCGGACCGCAAATCGGGATGCGGCTGTCGTCGAAAGGCACGCGGGTAATCTTCATCACCGCCAATCCGGGACAAATTCCGGACGGCGTCGACGGCACCATTGGGGTCCTCACCAAGCCGACCGATGACGCGACCCTGATGGCCGCCGTGCGCTACGCGATCGGCAGTGCGGCCGGCGAACCCGTTTCCCCGCCCACCGCGCTCAAGCTGTTCGCCTGA
- a CDS encoding glutaredoxin family protein yields the protein MPTAILTRMILPEHTCPFGVRAKALLEQAGYAVDDRHLTTREDVDAFMDAHGLSTTPLIEIEGKPIGGCDDLEAWLATEPA from the coding sequence ATGCCCACTGCCATCCTCACCCGAATGATCTTGCCCGAGCATACCTGCCCGTTCGGCGTCCGCGCCAAGGCGCTGCTCGAGCAAGCAGGCTATGCGGTCGACGACCGCCACCTCACGACGCGCGAAGACGTCGATGCCTTCATGGACGCGCATGGCCTTTCGACCACCCCGTTGATCGAAATCGAAGGCAAGCCCATCGGCGGATGTGACGACCTTGAAGCGTGGTTGGCCACCGAGCCCGCTTGA
- a CDS encoding toll/interleukin-1 receptor domain-containing protein, with amino-acid sequence MSDIFVSYKKDDRAIAERLVAALRATGKDVWWDDALTPHEAWDAMIERQIAAARVVIVLWSPRSVHSDWVRSEAHYAQDHHKMVPVMVEHCSIPLAFMLRQAVDLSDGRFDDSNPNWTKLLAWIGAVQAGDADAIPEGNPVPAPVAAAAAVPAKTSSGERWLGPAKGPKMWALAVVLVGLIAVGAFFAGGSMSFGKSAQPDVYVDAFTVAQDKDLPGSFSQAFADEMNAHLSAASRITPLDGDGQRHADAYQMSGNIRTGEGKYILVAKVFAPGITAPVLSPRIEVPLDEKTTAAKQLATNAAGMLRCIATASDSSGSQITVLPEKAIRPWAQYCQMVYGDTYDSATIQGYLKATVDAAPDFANGWSNLAEEMITNILQKPQDADRLRGEFRQTYEKALNIDPDNQKGLILKAIDLLGIAGRDGQPSLFVPLGNFPEFERLALRANNVRASDCGCEAIIYGQTLEMFGQVEDSLTYTRKVIANDPSNLRAQSRLAVALYSLGRKEEGRQALDMALKNWPDSKRLVQTTAALAVADRDWAKAAEFLGKAREFPSRNELIQLLTALKNGDTAGAEGAAKTTAAALNNSDFIPGITAMALAASGHDADLMPNVQRLVNRYGANNLDVAWLPGMQGLRSRPEFLELAKRANLFGYWRQPNHRPDVCEGSNPEAFCKLI; translated from the coding sequence GTGTCGGACATTTTCGTCAGCTACAAGAAGGATGACCGCGCGATCGCGGAACGGCTGGTCGCCGCATTGCGCGCTACCGGCAAGGATGTGTGGTGGGACGATGCGCTGACCCCGCACGAAGCGTGGGACGCGATGATCGAACGGCAGATCGCCGCCGCCCGCGTCGTCATCGTCCTGTGGAGCCCGCGATCGGTTCATTCGGACTGGGTCCGTAGCGAAGCCCATTATGCGCAGGACCATCACAAGATGGTGCCGGTCATGGTCGAGCATTGCTCGATCCCGCTTGCTTTCATGTTGCGCCAGGCGGTGGACCTCAGCGACGGCCGGTTCGACGACAGCAATCCGAACTGGACGAAGCTGCTCGCCTGGATCGGCGCGGTGCAGGCGGGCGATGCCGACGCCATTCCGGAAGGCAATCCGGTACCTGCCCCCGTCGCGGCCGCCGCAGCGGTGCCGGCCAAGACGTCGAGCGGCGAGCGCTGGCTTGGGCCCGCCAAGGGCCCGAAAATGTGGGCGCTGGCAGTAGTGCTGGTGGGCCTGATTGCAGTCGGTGCGTTCTTTGCGGGCGGCTCGATGAGCTTTGGAAAATCGGCCCAGCCTGACGTCTACGTCGACGCCTTCACCGTCGCGCAGGACAAGGATCTTCCGGGCAGCTTTTCCCAGGCCTTCGCGGACGAAATGAACGCGCACCTTAGCGCGGCCTCACGGATCACCCCGCTCGACGGGGACGGCCAACGCCATGCCGACGCCTACCAGATGAGCGGCAACATCCGCACCGGCGAAGGAAAATATATCCTGGTCGCGAAGGTCTTTGCGCCGGGCATCACCGCGCCGGTCCTGAGCCCGCGCATCGAGGTTCCGCTGGACGAGAAGACGACGGCCGCCAAGCAACTCGCGACCAATGCCGCGGGCATGCTGCGCTGCATTGCCACCGCCAGCGACAGCAGCGGCTCGCAGATCACCGTCCTGCCCGAAAAGGCGATTCGGCCCTGGGCGCAATATTGCCAGATGGTCTACGGCGACACCTACGACAGCGCGACGATCCAGGGCTACCTCAAGGCGACCGTCGATGCGGCGCCCGACTTCGCCAACGGCTGGTCCAACCTGGCGGAGGAGATGATCACCAACATCCTCCAGAAGCCGCAGGACGCCGACCGCCTCCGCGGCGAGTTTCGCCAGACCTATGAAAAGGCGCTGAACATCGACCCCGACAATCAGAAGGGACTGATCCTCAAGGCCATCGACCTGCTGGGGATCGCCGGGCGCGATGGCCAGCCGTCACTTTTCGTGCCCTTGGGCAATTTCCCGGAATTCGAGCGACTGGCGCTTCGGGCAAACAACGTCCGGGCGAGCGACTGCGGCTGCGAAGCGATCATTTACGGACAGACGCTGGAGATGTTCGGTCAGGTGGAAGACTCGTTGACCTATACCCGTAAGGTCATTGCCAACGATCCGTCCAATTTGCGCGCACAGAGCCGGTTGGCCGTGGCTCTCTATTCGCTGGGCCGAAAGGAGGAAGGACGGCAGGCGCTGGACATGGCCCTGAAGAACTGGCCGGACTCCAAGAGACTGGTCCAGACGACGGCGGCCTTGGCGGTCGCGGACCGCGACTGGGCTAAAGCCGCTGAATTTTTGGGCAAGGCACGTGAATTTCCCAGTCGCAATGAATTGATCCAATTGCTGACGGCATTGAAGAACGGTGACACCGCCGGCGCCGAAGGTGCCGCAAAAACCACGGCGGCCGCCCTTAACAACAGCGATTTCATTCCCGGCATTACGGCAATGGCGCTCGCGGCCAGCGGACACGACGCTGACCTGATGCCCAATGTGCAGCGGCTGGTGAACCGTTACGGCGCCAACAACTTGGACGTCGCATGGCTGCCGGGGATGCAGGGGCTGCGGTCTAGGCCCGAGTTTTTGGAACTGGCCAAACGCGCAAATCTGTTCGGATATTGGCGGCAGCCCAACCATCGGCCGGACGTCTGTGAAGGATCCAACCCCGAGGCGTTCTGCAAACTGATCTAG